CACGGTGCGCTGGGTCTTCGACAAGCGCGGGACCGACTTCATCTGAATCCAGCAATGTGGTCAGACCGGCGGCATCAATCTCGTCGCGCTTCATCTCTGTCCAGCGGCTAACAGGCATCGCCATTTCATCGGAAAACCCTCTAAGATAAGGGCTTTGCGGGGCGTTATTCATGTGGCGGTAGCAACCAAACAGCTTTGTATCGAGTAAGTGTTTCTTCACGCCGTGGAAGTGGTTGATCATCGCCATGCCGCCCCAGCAGACGCCGAAGGTTGAATGCACGTTGGTTTGCGTCCAATCCATGATTTCGGAAAGTTCGTCCCAATAGGTAACGTCCTTGAAATCCAAATGTTCAATGGGCGCGCCTGTGATGATGAGGCCGTCGAACTTTTGGTCTTTCACCTCTTGGAAGGTGCGATAGAATTCCTGCATATGGTCCGCTGCGGTGTTGCGGGCCTCGTGTTCGGACATGCGGATCAACGTCAGCTCAATCTGCAAAGGCGTAGCACCAATTAACCTAGCGAATTGATTTTCAGTCTGAATTTTCTTTGGCATCAGGTTCAAAATACCAATGCGCATCGGGCGAATGTCTTGGGTATCCGCCATGGATTGCCCCATCACCATCACACCCTCGCGCGAAAGCACGTCAAAAGCGGGGAGAGAACGGGGAAGGCGAATGGGCATCTGAATAACCTGTGTTGCTAAGTCTAATTAGGTAGTGCGCTTAGGTGCGGGCCTCAAGGCCCATGGCGACAACGGCGATAAAATCCGCTTCGTCACGCACAGTTGCCATGTCTGAGGCATCTACGGTTATGCCCCAGTTTTTCGCCATGTCGCTGTAGCGGGGTTGGCGGTGTGCGAGGGCGCGTGCATAAGTCCAGCGGATGAAAGAATCTGGATCAACATCACCTTCTTGGGCTTTGTTTTCGCTCAGATAATCGCGCCATGCCTTTACCAAAAACTCAGGCTGATAGGCCATCGGCTTTGGTGCTTTATCAAAGCGTGCAACCAGATCGGCCGTATGATCATCGCTGCCTTTGATCCAAACCATCAAAGCATTATCTGACAGCATCTTAAGAAGTGGATCATGGGGATCATTCGCATCGACCCATTCACAAATTGACCCGCCCGTGTCGCACACGAAATTCGGATACCCATAAAGCGCCTGTGCGCGATCGATGAAGTAAGGCGTGTCGCGAAGCGCATCCAGTTCAGCACGTTTGAACTGCTCTTGGCGGCGTTGGTATTCATCCATCGGTAGGCCGCCCTTAGACGGATCACCAGGCTTACCAAGGTACGTACTTACAGGTTCGAGGTTATCAAAGGTGATGTTTGATCCGATGTGGATGCTATCAGACATCAACAATTCACGCAGAAACGGAACCTTCATTGCCTCAGCCTTGGCGTTATCGGCGATGAATTCGCCCATATAGCGGGTGCCAATACGGTAATCGATTGAGTAGTGAAACCAGCTTCGCGTCTCGCGCAACATGTTGGAGGCATAGGTTTTTCCCAGCCCCGACATAGCGAAGATAAGCACACGCTTTTGCGCGGCATTGGTCCAATCAGAGGCGGTTTGATAAATCATGGGGATTGGGTAGCGGATGGGCGCGGGTGGGGCAACGAAAAAGCCCCGCCACGTCTGGGACGGGCGGGGCTTAATAATTCCGAGTTTGTGTCGACTTAGAATGCGTAAGCTACCTTAAGGCCAATTGCGATCGCATTGTTGTCTTCATAGGTTTGACCAAACGGCGCAGGCGCAACGGGGTTAGTGTTCGCATCGCCAATGTTCACGTAGCGGATGCCGCCAGAAACTTCGATACCGTTGTCCAACGTATATGCGCCACCAACCTGATAGCTAATGTAGCCATCTGTTGGGCCGAGCTGACCAGTCAGCTCACCAGTAGATTGTTCGTAGCCGATTCCGAAGGACGCTGAAAAACTGTCACTGAAACGGCGACCAACGCCAATATTGTAAGTTATGACATCGTCATCATAGGACAAGATATTACCGTCACCAGTTGGGTCATTGCTATCAACCAGTTGGAAACCGTCCCATGCAACATAACGAATGGAACCGAACACAAGAGTATCTGCCGCAACCCCTGTCTGGAAGTCCAGATTTACGCTCTCAGGAAGGTTCGCTGTCAACGTATTGCCGAAGAAGTTGCCATCAAGCTCAAGGTCAATACCGCTGGAATAGGTAAGGGCAACTCGCATTGCGATGTCATCACGCTCATACGCGCCACCAAGGACATAACCGAAGTCACCGTCAGTATCGTAAATGGATTCATAAGCGACGATGTCATAAACACCGTTGGCTTGAACGTAACGCAAACCACCGTGCACACTGAAGCTTGGGTTAATCTCATAACGGCCAAGAACCGTAACGCTGTCGCTTTTGACTTCGGCGTTTACTCCAGACAATGCATAACCGGGTGTTGAATAGTCCACGCTTGCGCCAAATGGTTGATCGTAGATCATAGAGAGCGAGAACTGCTCGGAGAGTTGCTGTTTAAATGCCATGCCAAGCTGACCGTAGCGAGGTGCGATATCACCACTTTGACCGCCTGCAAATGTGCCTGACAGGTCCGCATTAACGGAACCGTAGCTCAATTCAGCGTAAGCACCCGTCGCGCCTGTATCTTCAAAAATCACGCCAATGCCTTGGCCTGAACGATCAAGACCGCCCGCGGCCGCGATGCTGGTCGTCATAAGCAGGGCTGCGCCTGCTGTCATAAACTTTTTCATGTCTCTTTCCCTTATCCCTAGAGTGCATGTATTCTCCCAATTCATACCCTACGGAGGGTGCGGCATTTTGGTCAATTCTTATACCGTCGTGACGCTACGTCTAAAACGCAGCGCTCCGGATTGGCGACATTTGCATCACGCTTTTGCGCGTTGACCATAGGTAATATTGAGGTAATTGGCCGCAAAGATCACAGCAGCGCCGATGAAAACCCATGGATCCAGAATCTCGTTGTAAACGTAGGCGGCGACAATCGCGATGACGGGAAGGCGGATGAAGTCGATCGGCATGACGATGTTCGCTGGCGCAAGAGAAAGCGCCGTAGTCAGGCAAAAATGCGCGATGAGCCCGGCAAAGCCGATCAAGATGATCCATGGCAGGGCCGACAAACTCGGCAAGGCGATGTCGCCGTCATAGCCCGCACAAATGATGCCAAAGATCGCTTGAAGCACGGTCAGCCAAAACAAAATACAGGTGATGGATTGCGTGCGGGTAAGCCTACGCGTGAAGATTGCGGTGAATGCGAATGCAATTGCGGCGCAGGCAGCTGCGATTGTTCCTGTTGAAATTCCGGTCTCAAACGGTTGGGTGACGATCATCACACCCATGAAGCCAATAAGCGCAGAAATAACGCCAATGCGCGTTAGACGTTCACCCAGCATGATGGGGGCTAAAAGAATGACCCAAATCGGTGACGTGAATTCCAAGGCAAACAATTGCGTGAGAGGAATAAGAGGCAGGGCGAAGAACCAGAGGTTTTGCCCTGTGAAATGCGCGACATTGCGAACAACGTGAAGACCGAACTGCTGGCGATTTACTTGGCCTAACGTGCCCGCAGCGTAAGCCACGACCAGCACAATCACGATCCCCGTGAAGCTGCGGAACATCATGATTTCGAACGTATCAAGCTCAAGGCTGACAGCGCGGCCAGCGATAGCCATTGCCGTGAACGACACAATCGCGCCGATCATCCAAAGCCCTGCGCGCAAGGTGTCCGTCATCAATGTTAACCCTGTAAAAACAGGCAGCAGCCCGTCAAAAGAACGGGTGTTTCGCCGCGTTGTGTAAGGACCCGTGCAGTATATGGGCCTGTTTCGCAAGCGTTTGGCTCAACGATCAAAATCGCGCTATCGCCACGCCCGATCAGCGTAAACGCACGCGGCCAGTCTGCACCTTCCGCAGGCGTGTCCAGCATGATCGTCATGTTCGACGCGCCGTGATATTCAAATTCGCCTTGGCTGCCGTCTAGGGACATAGACCATTCCGGTTCAACGCCGCCGCAAGTTAGAGGCGTTGGAAGCAATACGGGCTCTTGTGCGTTCGCGATCGATGTGAGGCCGACCAGAAGAAGTGTACTCAATATTCGCATACCGATGATCCTAAACTTTACCGTTAGTGAAGCAACCCAACAGATTTGTGAGGGGATATGGAATAGGCCGCTGCGCGCGCGCCGTTAAACCAAATCGCGATGCTTTCGCGGAACAAAACAGGCCAGCCAATTCTGTTTTCAGGTTGGGTACGCCGCACGTCTTCGGACATGATCAGATGAAACGACATGGTGTTCAGCAGGTCCATCTCCCAACGGGCCCAATGAAACGACATCCATGAGCGGGGCAGGTGGAATGCTTCTGTCACGAGGATGATGTCCTGTGCATCGCGTGTCAGGTCTAGTGAAAATAGGGCGTTCTGCAGTGTAGACTGGGCGCGGCCTTCGATGATGGTGTTTTCTTCTGGAACTCCAAGGGACTGAGCGTAGCGTGCCATTTGCCCACCTGCGTTTGGACCATCTTCGCGCGCGACGCCACCTGAGAACACGATGGCGGGCGCTAGATCGGCCTCAAAAAGCTGCACGCAGCGATCAACGCGGGCTAGGGCGGCTGCATCAAGGGTGCCATCCGCGCTCATTCCCGCACCAAGGCAAATGATTACATCCGCCTTTTGGATTTCGCGCACGTCAGGTTCAGGCCATAGGAATGTCCACGCCAGCATTGCCAGTGTCATCACAATGTAAGCCGCGAAGCCAAGCTTTGCGAACCGTCCGACAAATCGGACGAGACGCATTACTCCCACTCAATCGTTCCTGGGGGTTTGGACGTGATGTCATAGGTGACGCGGTTAATACCTGCGACCTCATTGATGATGCGCGTGGCGGTTTCGCCCAAGAACTCGTGACTAAACGGATAATAATCCGCTGTCATACCATCGACAGACGTCACAGCGCGCAGTGCACATGCGAAGTCATAGGTGCGCCCGTCGCCCATCACACCAACGGTGCGGACCGGAAGGATCGCGACAAAGGCCTGCCAGATATCGTCATACAAACCGTGTTTGCGGATCTGATCGATGTAAACGGCATCGGCTTCACGCAGGATATCCAACTTCTGACGGGTGATTTCACCCGGGCAGCGGATCGCAAGACCCGGTCCAGGGAAGGGATGGCGACCGATAAAGCTGGCAGGTAGGCCAAGCTCATGTCCCAACACGCGCACTTCGTCTTTGAACAGCTCACGCAGCGGTTCGACCAGTTTCAGGCCCATTTTCTCAGGCAAGCCACCAACATTGTGGTGCGACTTGATCGTTACAGATGGACCGCCGGAAAATGACACGGATTCGATCACGTCAGGGTAAAGCGTACCTTGCGCGAGGAACTCAGCGCCTTCGATCTCATTCGCGTACTTCTGGAACACGTCGATGAACAAACGACCGATAATCTTGCGTTTGGTTTCGGGGTCAGACTGGCCTTCGAGTTCGCCCAAGAACAGGTCTGCTTCATCCGCGTGAATGACGTGCAGATTCATATTGTCGCGGAACATCGCGATCACGTCCAAGCCTTCGTCTTTACGCAACAATCCGTGGTCAACGAATACGCAAGTAAGCTGGTCGCCAATCGCCTCGTGAAGCAATGCTGCGGTAACGGATGAATCCACACCGCCGGACAATCCACAGATGACCTTCTTGTCGCCAACCTGTTCGCGGATTTTCTCAATCGCGATGTCTTTGTAGGCGTCCATCGTCCAGTCGCCGGCAAAACCAGCAAGCTTCACGAAGTTCTCATAGAGCTTCGCACCACGTGGGGTGTGGTGAACTTCTGGGTGGAACTGCACACCGTAGAAATTGCGGTTTGTGTCAGCCAGTACGGCGTAAGGCGCGTTGGGGGAGGTTCCGTAAACTTCAAACCCCGGTGCGATTTTGGATACGTGGTCGCCGTGGCTCATCCAGACTTGCTCATCACCTTCTGTGAACCAACCGTCCAGCAGATCAAGGTCGGCTTTTGGCGTTACCTTAGCGCGGCCAAATTCAGCGGTGCCACCACCGCCGGAAATCTTGCCGCCTTCAACAAGGCCACCCAATTGCGTCATCATGGTTTGCTGACCGTAGCAAATGCCGAGAACCGGAATACCCATGCCCCACAGGCTTTCAGGTGCGCGGGGGCTGCCTTCGCGGGTTACCGAATCCGGACCGCCAGACAAGATCACAGCTTTGGGCGCGATATCGGCCAAAACCGCGTCCGTAACGTTCTGATACGGGTGAATTTCGCAATAGACGTTCTGTTCCCGCAGACGGCGCGCAATCAGCTGCGTTACTTGGGAACCAAAGTCGATGATAAGCAGGGTGTCGTGTGTGAGATTATCCATGTGGTCTCGTAAAACGCGAAGGCGCGGCGTGCAAGTGCAGCCGAGGGTGTTCGATGTCGCTTTCGCCCCTTAATGGCCGCTTCTTTTCAAATCAGAGGCGGCTGCGCGGTGTAGCTTGCACATCAACAGGATTCTAATGGGGTGAATACGATGTCGGACGCAGCACAAAAAGCACCAGCACGACGTGGACGCGGTGGCGGCGGCGCTGCACGACGTGCAGAACGGACAGCTGTAAGCTTTGACACAGCGAAAACGATTGAACGCAAGATCCCAAACCTCGAAATGCTCTCGGATGAAGCGCTCGATATTATCGAGGCGAATGCTGAAACGGTGCTCGAAGAGATTGGTGTTGCCTTTGTCGACAATCCCGAAGCGCTGGAACGTTGGAAATCTGTTGGCGCGTCAGTGGATGGTGAAAGGGTTCGCATTCCGAAAGGTTTGGCGCGCAAATTATGTGCCACTGCGCCAAGTACGTTTGTTCAGCACGCCCGAAATCCAGAGCGCAATGTCACCATTGGCGGCGACAACTTGGTTCTGGCACCCGTTTACGGCCCGCCATTCGTGCGAGACAAAGACGGAGGACGCCGCTACGCCACGATCGCTGATTTCGAAAAGTTCGTGAAGCTCGCCTATATGTCCAAATGGCTGCACCATTCTGGTGGCACAGTGTGTGAGCCGACAGACGTGCCCGTTAACAAACGCCACCTTGATATGTTGATGGCGCATATGACGCTTTCAGACAAACCGTTCATGGGGTCTGTCACAGAGCCTAGCCGCGCGCGCGATAGCATTGAGATGTGTGAGATCTTGTTCGGCAAAGAATTTGTGGCCGACAACACCGTCATGACGTCCCTGATCAACATCAACTCGCCGTTAACCTTTGACGCAACAATGATGGGCGCGCTTGAGGTTTATGCCTCGCATAATCAGGCCGCGATCATTTCGCCGTTTATTGTTGGCGGTGCAATGGCACCGGTGTCCGTCATGGGCACATTAACGCAGGTCTTGGCCGAAGTGATGGCGGGCATTGCCTATAGCCAAATCATTCGCCCCGGAGCGCCAGTTATCTTCGGTACATTTGTGACATCAATTGACATGAATTCAGGTGCACCGACCTTTGGCACACCAGAAGCCGCACATATCACAAACGGGGCAGGGCAGCTGGCCCGCCGTCTTGGCGTGCCATACCGTTCTGCGGGGTCATTTAATGGCTCCAAGCTACCAGATGCGCAGGCCGCGTATGAAACGTCCAACAGCCTCAACATGGGATTGCTGTCAGGGGTGAACTTTATGCTGCATGCATGCGGTTGGCTTGAAGGCGGGCTTGTGGCCGACTTTGAAAAGTTCGTTCTAGATGCCGATCAGCTTGGAACGTTGCACCACATGGCCAAAGGCGTCGAAATTGATGAAAACGCCCAAGCGATGGATGCTATTCGCGAAGTTGGCCCAGGGGGACATTACCTCGGGTGTGCGCACACGCAGGCTAACTTTAAAACGGCATTTTGGCGCTCCGATGTCTTTGATTACAAGCCTTTCGAGACATGGGAAGAGGAAGGCGCGCGCGACAGCCAAACACTTGCCGCGACACGTGTCGATACCCTTCTCGGGACATATGTTGCACCTCCGCTAGACCCTGAAATCCGCGCAAAGCTTGAAGCCTATGTTGCGCAGAAAAAGGCGTCTGAACCAGACAGCTTTATGTAGACGCCCCAATCGTTATGTCGTCGTTCGCTTGGCGTCAGTGATCCAGTAGTTCGCGACTTTCGCGTGCGATCTTGGATGCTTGTGAGGCTTTCAAAATGCGTGCCTCGCTCATCAGCGCGACGAGGGCTTCGACGTGTCTGGCGGCCGAGTATTCAGCACGTTTGTTTTGGCGCTGTAGATCCAGCTCAACCTCAAGGTCCATCAGCTTGATTATGGCCTGTGATGGGCCGGGAACGGCTTCCGTTTTTAGCAGGCGTCGAAGGTGTATCACGCGTTTGTAATCGGCAAGTCCATGGCGGGCTGTACGTACCAAAAGCGTCGGGCGTTTGAGCCGCGAAATCATTGTCAAAGCATCTTCCATATTGAGTCTCCCTCATTCAACTCCAGCCAACCTGACACAACTTAAGGGGGTGTTGCGTGTGCATAAGTCGCAGCGTTCGGTGCGTTTACAATTGGTTACCAAATAGAAACAATCATGGACCCCTGTAGACAAAATTAACTATTCGGAAACAATTAACGGCAACGTTTGAACTGCCTCTAGGTCTAAAGAACCGACAGGCAGGGTATTGGGGACAGGAATGACTGAAGCGAAAACCGCCGTGCGCGCGGTGCCTTCTTGGGTGCCTAATGAGGTGCGAAATTACGTTTTTCATACTGAGATGGGACAACCCATTCGGGTGCTGGCGCGATCGCAATCTTGCCATGCTTCAACGATCATGCGCCAGATCCGTAAGGTGGAAACGCGCCGCGATGACCCGCTGGTGGACCGTGCAATCAAGGCCTTGGCCGAAGAGAATTCAAGCAAACCGGTGCCAAATGGTTTGGAGATGATGCAGGCCCTTCGCAACCTTGCAAAACCCAATGCAATGTTGGCGATTGCGCTAGGGATGGACCAAGGCGTGATCATCCATGACACAGCCAAGGGCGACCCTGATCACGGCAGCAAACTACCATCGGAAACAGCGATGACTTTGGCGTTACGTGGTTGGATTGAAGGTGGCCAAACGATCGGGCGGGTCTTGCGGTATCGCATCACGCCCGCTGGCCGCGTGGCGTTGCGTGAATTGACCGCCGAAACAGAAAACCGCGCGCGTGCTATGGCGGAGGCGCCGGCCTCGTTTGAGGGCGCACCTACGGGGACCGGTACGTGGCTGGGGGATCGCGATGACAAGCCAGGCATGGTGCGTCAGCCGTCATTAGAAAGCCCTGTGCAAGCGCTTGCGCGACGCAAAGACCGTGACGGTCAACCTTTTTTAAACCGCGTGATGGTGCGTGCGGCGGAACGTTTACGCGAAGATTACGAACTCGCTCTCGTGAGCCAAAACCGTGAGAAACGCACCACTTTGGATTGGCGTGATATTTTGCATTCGATTGAAACGTATCAACCGGTCGACACCAAAGGGGACAATGCAGTCGGGCAAATGCAGGCCGCGTTGGTCTATCTTGGGCCTGGGTTGTCCGAGGTCGCGTTGCGCTGTTGTTGTTTGTTGGAAGGCTTAGAGACAACTGAGAAGCATTTAGGTTGGGCTGCGCGGTCTTGCAAAATCGTGTTGCGCATCGCCCTCCAGCGCCTTGTCCTGCACTATGAAGCGCGTGGAGAGTTGGGCCCTCGTATCGGCTGATTGCCGACCCAAGTACGCTGAGCCATGCACCCTATGCATTTCCGCAAATCGTGCAACCAAGGCACTTGGATCATCAGGCTTTTTTCCTTAAGTTACAGCTAAGAGGAGAAGCTAATGTCCACGCGCGATCTTAAGATTCCGGCCCAGCGTCACCCTGAAAAGCAGCGTCGGCCTGATAGCCCGCAGCCGAAAAAACCGGACTGGATCCGCGTAAAAGCGCCTGTGTCTGAGGGCTACATGGAAACGCGCGACATCATGCGCGAGCATAATCTGACCACAGTTTGCGAAGAAGCCGGTTGTCCAAACGTTGGCGAATGCTGGTCGCAAGGCCACGCGACGATGATGATTATGGGCGAGGTCTGCACGCGGGCTTGTACGTTCTGCAACATCGCGACGGGTAAGCCGCCCGAGGATTTGGATGTTTTTGAACCGGGCCGTGTGGCGGATGCCGTGAAAAAGCTGGGTTTGAACCACGTGGTGATCACATCCGTGGATCGCGATGATGTTGAAGATGGCGGGGCTGAACATTTCGCCCAAACAATCCGCGCCATTCGCAAGCAGTCCCCAAGCACAACAATTGAAATCCTGACGCCTGACTTTATTCGCTGTGACCCCAGTGTGTTAGAGGTCGTTGTTGAAGCACGTCCTGATGTGTTCAACCACAACCTTGAAACCGTTCCGGGCCTGTACCCAGAGGTACGCCCGGGCGCGCGCTATTTCCACAGCTTGCGTCTATTGCAGCGTGTGAAGGAACTTGACCCGACAATGTTCACCAAGTCCGGCATCATGGTTGGCCTTGGCGAAGATAAGCAGGGTGTGACGCAGGTCATGGAAGACATGCGCGCCGCGGACATCGATTTTCTGACGATTGGCCAATACCTTCAACCAACGCCGAAGCACCATAAAGTGGATCGTTTTGTGACGCCGGATGAGTTTGCATCCTATGAAAAAACGGCCTTCAACAAAGGCTTTCTAATGGTGTCGTCAACGCCTTTGACGCGATCCAGCTATCATGCAGGCGATGATTTCGCGAAACTGCGGGCCGCACGGATGGAAAAATTTGGCGCGTGATGCGGGCGTTCTTATTTGGCGCGTTGGCGACACTGCCTATTGGTGTCGCGGCGGATGTAAGTGAGGTTGCGCAGCAACAAATCATTGATGAAGCTCAGGAATTCAGTGCAGCGTTACTTTCTGGTGATGGCATAGAACATTCAATTTCGCGAACCTTTGAACCGTATGCGGAAACGGCTGCTCGGCAATTGAACTTGCCCTCAACGCAAGACCTTTATGACGCGATGCGGCTTGGATATGCGCAGTCGAAAGAACTTGTCGAGGTTGTCGAACACAATGTTCAGGCCGACGGTGCAGTTTTTGGCGAAAATGGGCCGTTGAAATGGGGCATTGTCCCGTTCACAAGCCAAATTAAGTACCTCGAAACGGCTGAAATACTTCCTCGAGAATGCAATTCCTATTTGGTGTTCGGGTTTGGCGGCGAATGGTTCGTCCAAACGAGAGATGCGTTTTCCGACCAGATCCTACAAGCAACGATGCCGGGATTTACCTTTTTGAATGAGCCAAGCCCTCCATGCAGCGCACCGGCTTCCTAATCTAGTGCGACAAGATAGGCCGCAATCGCGGCGCGGTCGCTTTCTGGTAATTTCGACATGTTTTCAACCACATCAACCATTTCACCGCCTACGGTATCGAAGTCAGGTGTAAACCCGCTGTCGAAATAGATCACAATGTCTTGCGCAGACCATCCCAGATCATCGGGGTGAATTGATGGGATCGTACCCTCGCCAGATGGGTTCGGCGCGCCGCGAAGCCATTGGTCCGTCTTTAGACCACCAAGGGGATTGCGCGGGGTATGGCATTCAGCGCAGTGGCCAAGGGCTTCGACCAGATAGCGGCCACGTTTGATTTCCGGTGTTTGCACATCCGTCACGACCCAATCATCGTTTGCAAAAAGGAATTTCCAGCCGCCAAGTGAGCGGCGGATGTTGAATGGAAAGCCAACGTCATGATCCCGCGATGGGGTGGCATCGGCGGGCAGGGTGCGCAGGTGGGCGATGATATCGACAGCGTCCTGTGCCGTCATTTTTGAGTAGGTCGTGTAGGGGAAGGCTGGGTAGTAATGCGCGCCATCTGGTGACACACCAGCCATCATCGCATTAGCTATTTCATAGACCGACCAACCGCCAATTCCGTGGTCGGAATCAGGAGAAATGTTCGGCGCATAGAACGTGCCAAAGTCACTAACAAAAGCGTTTCCACCGGCAAGTGCTTCGGAACCTTCCGCGCTGTGGCAAGACCCACATCCAGCAGCAGCGAAGGCAACTTCACCACGTGCTGCATCGCCGGCAAGCAAGCTGTCGGTTGAAGGATCAATCAAAAACTCCGGATCAAGGTTTTGGGGCGCAGTCACGTAAAACGCAACTGCAGCCCCAACAACGCCGACCCCGAGTGCAAGCCAGCGTTTACGCATCAGTTGCGCTGGCGATATTCGCGGTGACAGGCAGAACACGCACCACCAAGGGCCTGCATCGCGCCTTGCAAGCTTTCAAGATCTGTACCAGCAACGTCCGCCATCGCATCAGCGGCAGCACCGAAGTCAGCGCTGATCACCATAACGTTGTCAAAGTTTTCCCAAAGTGCGGGCAGGGCTTTGGTGCCTTCGATGCTGGCATTGTCGGTTCCAGCTGGCCAATAGCTCATTTGGTTCATGCCAATAAGAGCGACCATGTTGTCCGCGGCAGATTGTGCGGCATCAGCGTCGTAGTCAATTTTGCCCTGCGCCATACCGCCCAAGACCCCAAGGTTATGGGCATAAAGCTGCATATGCGCTTGGCGCGCTGTGACTGCTGGATCGACCTCAGCGTGGCCGTCTGCGAAAGCCATTGTTGTCAGGGATACGGCAACCGCACCTGCGAGTAGAGAAAGGGTTTTCATGAATAAGCTCCTGCGTGGACGTTACAATTGACGTAACGCTAACATAGGAACACACAATCGCACCGTGCAATTTCCGTGCGTCTGCGCACAAAAGCGTGTGCGCTTAGGTGAAGCGCACTTTGCCGATGAAGGGCAGGTTGCGATTACGCTGTGCGTAATCAATGCCGTAACCCACGACAAACTCATCAGGAATTTCAAAGCCCGTCCAATCTGCCCGCATATCAACCTCGCGGCGCGACGGTTTGTCGAGCAGGGCGATAGATTTCAGTTTTCTTGGGTGACGCGTGTTCAGCATATCAATGACTTGGTGCAGGGTGTGGCCAGTATCAACGATGTCCTCAACAACCAGCACATCACGCCCTTCGATTTGGCCACGTAGATCTTTAAGGATGCGCACTTCGCGCGAGGATTCCATGCCGTCGCCATAAGAAGACGCCT
This Octadecabacter temperatus DNA region includes the following protein-coding sequences:
- a CDS encoding DUF6456 domain-containing protein, with amino-acid sequence MTEAKTAVRAVPSWVPNEVRNYVFHTEMGQPIRVLARSQSCHASTIMRQIRKVETRRDDPLVDRAIKALAEENSSKPVPNGLEMMQALRNLAKPNAMLAIALGMDQGVIIHDTAKGDPDHGSKLPSETAMTLALRGWIEGGQTIGRVLRYRITPAGRVALRELTAETENRARAMAEAPASFEGAPTGTGTWLGDRDDKPGMVRQPSLESPVQALARRKDRDGQPFLNRVMVRAAERLREDYELALVSQNREKRTTLDWRDILHSIETYQPVDTKGDNAVGQMQAALVYLGPGLSEVALRCCCLLEGLETTEKHLGWAARSCKIVLRIALQRLVLHYEARGELGPRIG
- the lipA gene encoding lipoyl synthase, with the protein product MSTRDLKIPAQRHPEKQRRPDSPQPKKPDWIRVKAPVSEGYMETRDIMREHNLTTVCEEAGCPNVGECWSQGHATMMIMGEVCTRACTFCNIATGKPPEDLDVFEPGRVADAVKKLGLNHVVITSVDRDDVEDGGAEHFAQTIRAIRKQSPSTTIEILTPDFIRCDPSVLEVVVEARPDVFNHNLETVPGLYPEVRPGARYFHSLRLLQRVKELDPTMFTKSGIMVGLGEDKQGVTQVMEDMRAADIDFLTIGQYLQPTPKHHKVDRFVTPDEFASYEKTAFNKGFLMVSSTPLTRSSYHAGDDFAKLRAARMEKFGA
- a CDS encoding cytochrome c, producing the protein MRKRWLALGVGVVGAAVAFYVTAPQNLDPEFLIDPSTDSLLAGDAARGEVAFAAAGCGSCHSAEGSEALAGGNAFVSDFGTFYAPNISPDSDHGIGGWSVYEIANAMMAGVSPDGAHYYPAFPYTTYSKMTAQDAVDIIAHLRTLPADATPSRDHDVGFPFNIRRSLGGWKFLFANDDWVVTDVQTPEIKRGRYLVEALGHCAECHTPRNPLGGLKTDQWLRGAPNPSGEGTIPSIHPDDLGWSAQDIVIYFDSGFTPDFDTVGGEMVDVVENMSKLPESDRAAIAAYLVALD
- a CDS encoding c-type cytochrome, which encodes MKTLSLLAGAVAVSLTTMAFADGHAEVDPAVTARQAHMQLYAHNLGVLGGMAQGKIDYDADAAQSAADNMVALIGMNQMSYWPAGTDNASIEGTKALPALWENFDNVMVISADFGAAADAMADVAGTDLESLQGAMQALGGACSACHREYRQRN
- the hpt gene encoding hypoxanthine phosphoribosyltransferase, coding for MTHDPYVIDEMISAKSIAARIEDLAKTIQTEFKDTDKLVVVGLLRGSFVFIADLVRELDLPVEVDFLEASSYGDGMESSREVRILKDLRGQIEGRDVLVVEDIVDTGHTLHQVIDMLNTRHPRKLKSIALLDKPSRREVDMRADWTGFEIPDEFVVGYGIDYAQRNRNLPFIGKVRFT